The following proteins are encoded in a genomic region of Streptomyces lunaelactis:
- a CDS encoding TrmH family RNA methyltransferase: MADLITVEDPDDPRLRDYTGLTDVELRRKREPAEGLFIAEGEKVIRRAKDAGYEMRSMLLSAKWVDVMRDVIDELPAPVYAVSPELAERVTGYHVHRGALASMQRKPLPNADELLRTTRRVVVMESVNDHTNIGAIFRSGAALGMDAVLLSPDCADPLYRRSVKVSMGAVFSVPYARLESWPKGLESVREAGFKLLALTPDEKATAIDEAAPHRLERVALMLGAEGDGLSTQALVAADEWVRIPMAHGVDSLNVGAAAAVAFYAVATGRPQV, encoded by the coding sequence GTGGCTGATCTCATCACTGTCGAGGACCCCGACGACCCGCGACTGCGCGACTACACGGGCCTGACCGACGTCGAGCTGCGGCGCAAGCGCGAGCCCGCCGAGGGCCTGTTCATCGCGGAGGGCGAGAAGGTCATCAGACGGGCCAAGGACGCCGGTTACGAGATGCGCTCGATGCTGCTCTCCGCCAAGTGGGTCGATGTGATGCGCGATGTCATCGACGAACTCCCGGCACCGGTGTACGCGGTGAGCCCCGAGCTCGCCGAACGGGTCACCGGCTACCACGTGCACCGCGGCGCCCTTGCCTCCATGCAGCGCAAGCCGCTGCCGAACGCCGACGAGCTGCTCCGGACGACCCGCAGGGTGGTCGTCATGGAGTCGGTCAACGACCACACCAACATCGGCGCTATCTTCCGCAGCGGCGCCGCGCTCGGCATGGACGCCGTACTGCTCTCCCCGGACTGCGCGGATCCGCTCTACCGCCGCTCGGTCAAGGTCTCCATGGGCGCCGTCTTCTCCGTCCCGTACGCCCGTCTCGAATCCTGGCCCAAGGGCCTGGAATCCGTACGGGAAGCGGGCTTCAAGCTTCTCGCCCTCACCCCCGACGAGAAGGCCACCGCGATCGACGAGGCCGCCCCGCACCGGCTGGAGCGAGTCGCGCTGATGCTGGGCGCGGAGGGCGACGGGCTCTCCACGCAGGCGCTGGTCGCCGCCGACGAGTGGGTACGGATCCCGATGGCACACGGCGTGGACTCGCTCAATGTGGGCGCGGCGGCCGCGGTGGCGTTCTACGCGGTGGCGACGGGCCGCCCGCAGGTCTGA
- the cobA gene encoding uroporphyrinogen-III C-methyltransferase: MAAEHVEHERAEHDDHPAYPVGLRLSGRRVVVIGGGQVAQRRLPALIAAGADIVLVSPSATPSVEAMADAGEITWNKRPYEDGDLAGTWYALVASSDADANNAASAEAERTRTWCVRSDDADAATAWTPATGRSEGVTVAVLTADVQGRDPRHTAAIRDAVVEGLRDGTLVARHHRTRTPGVALVGGGPGDPDLITVRGRRLLAEADVVIADRLGPRDLLDELPPHVEVIDAAKIPYGRYMAQEAINNALIEHAKAGKAVVRLKGGDPFVFGRGMEEAQALAEAGIPCTVVPGISSSISVPGAAGIPVTHRGVAHEFTVVSGHVAPDDERSLVDWPALARLRGTLVVLMGVDKIGAIAQTLIAHGKAAETPVALVQEGTTAAQRRVDATLATVAETARAADVRPPAVIVIGDVVAVGTK, encoded by the coding sequence ATGGCTGCTGAGCATGTCGAGCACGAGCGTGCCGAGCACGACGACCACCCCGCCTACCCCGTAGGCCTCCGTCTCTCCGGCCGCCGCGTCGTGGTCATCGGCGGCGGCCAGGTCGCCCAGCGCCGCCTCCCCGCCCTCATCGCGGCCGGTGCCGACATCGTCCTCGTCTCGCCCTCCGCCACCCCCTCCGTCGAGGCGATGGCCGACGCCGGCGAAATCACCTGGAACAAGCGCCCGTACGAGGACGGCGACCTCGCCGGCACCTGGTACGCCCTCGTCGCCAGCTCCGACGCCGATGCCAACAACGCGGCATCCGCCGAGGCCGAGCGCACCCGCACCTGGTGCGTTCGCTCCGACGACGCGGACGCCGCCACCGCCTGGACCCCGGCCACCGGCCGCAGCGAGGGCGTCACGGTCGCCGTGCTCACCGCCGACGTCCAGGGCCGCGACCCGCGCCACACCGCCGCCATCCGCGACGCCGTGGTCGAGGGCCTGCGCGACGGCACCCTGGTCGCCCGGCACCACCGCACGCGTACCCCTGGCGTCGCCCTCGTCGGCGGCGGTCCCGGCGACCCGGACCTGATCACCGTCCGCGGCCGCCGCCTCCTCGCCGAGGCCGACGTCGTCATCGCCGACCGCCTCGGCCCCCGCGACCTGCTCGACGAACTCCCGCCCCACGTCGAGGTGATCGACGCCGCCAAGATTCCGTACGGCCGCTACATGGCCCAAGAGGCCATCAACAACGCGCTCATCGAGCACGCCAAGGCCGGCAAGGCAGTCGTACGGCTCAAGGGCGGCGACCCCTTCGTCTTCGGCCGCGGCATGGAGGAGGCACAGGCGCTCGCCGAGGCCGGCATCCCCTGCACCGTCGTCCCCGGCATCTCCAGCTCGATCTCCGTCCCCGGCGCCGCGGGCATCCCGGTCACCCACCGTGGCGTGGCCCATGAGTTCACGGTCGTCAGCGGCCATGTCGCCCCCGACGACGAGCGCTCGCTCGTCGACTGGCCGGCCCTCGCCAGGCTCCGTGGCACCCTCGTCGTCCTCATGGGCGTCGACAAGATCGGCGCGATCGCGCAGACCCTCATCGCCCACGGCAAGGCGGCCGAGACCCCCGTCGCCCTGGTCCAGGAGGGCACGACCGCGGCCCAGCGCCGCGTCGACGCCACCCTCGCGACCGTCGCCGAGACGGCCAGGGCAGCGGACGTCCGGCCCCCGGCCGTCATCGTCATCGGTGACGTGGTCGCCGTAGGAACCAAGTAA
- the cobT gene encoding nicotinate-nucleotide--dimethylbenzimidazole phosphoribosyltransferase encodes MTDTGQVPGEGLPENAGMVEQPGIPAPGAYTYLDPSENAPEEDDLLLMPGSQGAWSDTQPGVAPVLPGVGPQGPVSQAPVVQAPVVQAPVSQHYADASVPTHAPAAMGLPVDQAPLSEPVASGHHFEAPAQVQMPAGSEFVAQEFMAPDLGAPAPVMEPVAAAFGAEQPVSALEALLQTEPGAEPAPMPEPVLEPVVEPVAGQVSEQVPEPGAHEADGRDSGSVDLSGVRIPPTSATPTPPPARRPLHMGPPVPDSSGGVVRSLADRGPAGQRGAGGGHTPPHPMPAPVPAAATTGVEYLDFPRDESSPLLPGPQLGEIPPQAGTPWDPRPSQPEVPSAVRAETVVPEPVPVAPDAPAVAEAPVQEPAVQDSAPEPEHVGQFVPVDGSLPTTPHLAPTPVPATATPEPAAEAEPEPEAVPAPEPEPVPVQEAEAPVEHEADPRSESAQSQSQFESESIPEPEAEVIVPAPRDGGSEAPLEAEAVPAPEPVVAEEPAPQPEPEPVPVAAGTAPAPAYDDVEREAVLRVMRERRDIRNGFRSDPIPHEVLLRVLEAAHTAPSVGHSQPWDFVVIRSAETRRSMHELAQRQREAYAKSLPKGRAKQFKELKIEAILDTPVNIVVTADPTRGGRHTLGRHTQPQMAPYSSALAVENLWLAARAEGLGVGWVSFFDEREMVRALGLPEHLEVVAYLCVGYVDEFPEEPELMQAGWSKRRPLSWVVHEETYGRRALPGEEPHDLLQETVSTIRPLDAKALGEAWERQKRMTKPAGALGMLEIISAQLSGLSRMCPPPIPEPAAVAIFAGDHGVHAQGVTTWPQEVTAQMVANFLGGGAVCNAFANQVGAEVCVVDVGVAGDLPATPGLLPRKVRPGTADFTTGPALSREEVHSAVEVGIETARDLVAAGNKALLTGEMGIANTTVSAALISVYTGMDPGEVTGRGTGINDEMHARKVDVVRRALDLHAPDPADPIGVLSAVGGLEHAALVGFILGGASLRTPVVLDGVSAGAAALVARAIAPEALAACIAGHRSAEPGHVAALNKLGLRPLVDLDLRLGEGTGALLALPVVQSAARAMHEVATFDSAGVTEK; translated from the coding sequence ATGACTGACACCGGCCAGGTCCCGGGCGAGGGGCTGCCGGAGAACGCAGGCATGGTGGAACAGCCGGGCATCCCCGCTCCGGGTGCGTACACCTACCTCGACCCCTCCGAGAACGCTCCCGAAGAGGACGATCTGCTGTTGATGCCGGGTTCGCAGGGCGCGTGGAGCGACACGCAGCCGGGCGTGGCTCCGGTGCTGCCGGGCGTGGGGCCGCAGGGTCCTGTGTCGCAGGCTCCGGTCGTGCAGGCTCCGGTCGTGCAGGCGCCGGTCTCTCAGCACTACGCCGACGCGTCCGTGCCTACGCATGCGCCTGCGGCGATGGGGCTGCCGGTGGATCAGGCGCCCCTGTCCGAGCCCGTTGCTTCCGGGCATCACTTCGAGGCGCCCGCGCAGGTGCAGATGCCCGCGGGGTCCGAGTTCGTGGCCCAGGAGTTCATGGCTCCGGATCTTGGGGCACCCGCGCCGGTGATGGAGCCCGTCGCGGCCGCCTTCGGGGCGGAGCAGCCGGTGTCCGCCCTCGAGGCCCTCCTCCAGACCGAACCGGGCGCCGAACCCGCCCCGATGCCCGAGCCGGTCCTGGAGCCGGTCGTCGAGCCGGTCGCGGGACAGGTCTCCGAGCAGGTTCCCGAGCCGGGCGCGCACGAGGCCGATGGGCGTGACTCCGGTTCCGTCGACCTCAGTGGCGTACGCATCCCGCCCACCTCCGCCACACCGACCCCGCCGCCCGCGCGGCGTCCGCTGCACATGGGACCTCCGGTGCCCGACTCCTCGGGCGGTGTGGTGCGCTCCCTGGCCGATCGCGGACCGGCGGGTCAGCGCGGCGCCGGCGGCGGCCACACGCCGCCGCACCCCATGCCCGCGCCCGTCCCGGCAGCGGCCACGACGGGCGTGGAGTACCTCGACTTCCCGCGGGACGAGTCGTCGCCGCTGCTGCCGGGGCCACAGCTGGGCGAGATCCCGCCGCAGGCCGGGACCCCGTGGGACCCGCGGCCTTCGCAGCCCGAGGTGCCGTCCGCCGTACGAGCAGAAACGGTCGTCCCGGAGCCTGTTCCGGTCGCTCCCGATGCTCCGGCCGTCGCCGAGGCACCCGTTCAGGAGCCCGCTGTTCAGGACTCCGCGCCGGAGCCCGAGCACGTCGGACAGTTCGTCCCCGTCGACGGATCGCTCCCCACCACGCCCCACCTGGCTCCGACGCCGGTGCCTGCGACGGCGACGCCCGAACCGGCGGCCGAAGCAGAGCCCGAGCCCGAGGCTGTCCCCGCACCCGAGCCGGAGCCCGTGCCCGTGCAGGAAGCGGAAGCTCCGGTAGAGCACGAGGCCGACCCCCGGTCCGAGTCCGCCCAGTCCCAGTCCCAGTTCGAGTCCGAGTCGATCCCGGAGCCGGAGGCCGAAGTGATCGTGCCCGCACCGCGCGACGGGGGTTCGGAAGCGCCCCTGGAGGCCGAGGCCGTACCGGCTCCCGAGCCGGTCGTGGCCGAAGAGCCCGCACCCCAGCCGGAGCCCGAGCCTGTTCCGGTAGCTGCCGGGACCGCGCCCGCTCCCGCCTATGACGACGTCGAGCGCGAAGCCGTACTCCGCGTCATGCGCGAGCGCCGGGACATCCGCAACGGCTTCCGTTCCGACCCCATCCCGCACGAGGTGCTGCTGCGCGTCCTCGAGGCCGCCCACACGGCCCCGAGCGTCGGCCACTCTCAGCCCTGGGACTTCGTCGTCATCCGCTCCGCCGAGACCCGGCGGTCGATGCACGAACTGGCCCAGCGCCAGCGGGAGGCGTACGCGAAGTCGCTGCCCAAGGGCCGGGCCAAGCAGTTCAAGGAACTGAAGATCGAGGCGATCCTCGACACCCCGGTGAACATCGTCGTCACCGCCGACCCGACCCGCGGCGGCCGCCACACCCTCGGCCGGCACACCCAGCCGCAGATGGCCCCGTACTCCTCGGCGCTCGCCGTCGAGAATCTCTGGCTCGCCGCCCGCGCCGAAGGCCTCGGCGTCGGCTGGGTCAGCTTCTTCGACGAGCGCGAGATGGTGCGTGCGCTGGGTCTGCCGGAGCACCTCGAAGTCGTGGCGTATCTGTGTGTCGGTTACGTCGACGAGTTCCCGGAGGAGCCCGAGCTGATGCAGGCGGGCTGGTCCAAGCGCCGTCCGCTGTCGTGGGTCGTCCACGAGGAGACGTACGGCCGCCGCGCCCTGCCCGGCGAGGAGCCGCACGATCTGCTCCAGGAGACCGTCTCCACCATCCGCCCGCTGGACGCGAAGGCGCTCGGCGAGGCGTGGGAGCGGCAGAAGCGGATGACCAAGCCGGCCGGCGCGCTCGGCATGCTGGAGATCATCTCCGCGCAGCTGAGCGGTCTCTCCCGGATGTGCCCGCCGCCGATCCCGGAGCCCGCGGCGGTCGCGATCTTCGCGGGCGACCATGGGGTGCACGCCCAGGGGGTCACTACCTGGCCGCAGGAGGTCACGGCCCAGATGGTCGCCAACTTCCTTGGCGGCGGGGCGGTCTGCAACGCCTTCGCCAACCAGGTCGGGGCCGAGGTCTGCGTCGTCGATGTCGGTGTGGCGGGCGATCTGCCCGCCACTCCGGGTCTGCTGCCGCGCAAGGTCAGGCCGGGTACGGCCGACTTCACGACGGGCCCCGCACTGAGCCGCGAGGAGGTCCACTCGGCGGTCGAGGTCGGCATCGAGACGGCACGGGACCTGGTGGCCGCGGGCAACAAGGCACTGCTCACCGGTGAGATGGGCATCGCCAACACGACCGTCTCCGCGGCGCTGATCTCCGTCTACACGGGCATGGACCCGGGTGAGGTCACGGGCCGCGGCACGGGCATCAACGACGAGATGCACGCGCGCAAGGTCGATGTGGTCCGGCGCGCGCTGGACCTGCACGCCCCGGACCCGGCGGACCCGATCGGCGTCCTGTCGGCGGTCGGCGGCCTGGAGCACGCGGCGCTGGTTGGCTTCATCCTGGGCGGCGCGTCGCTGCGTACGCCGGTGGTGCTGGACGGTGTGAGCGCGGGTGCGGCGGCCCTGGTCGCCCGAGCGATCGCACCTGAGGCGCTGGCAGCCTGCATCGCGGGCCACCGCAGCGCGGAGCCGGGCCACGTGGCGGCCCTCAATAAGCTGGGCCTGCGCCCGCTGGTGGACCTCGACCTCCGGCTGGGCGAGGGCACGGGCGCCCTGCTGGCGCTCCCGGTGGTCCAGAGCGCGGCGAGGGCGATGCACGAGGTGGCGACGTTCGACTCGGCGGGCGTGACGGAGAAGTAG
- the cbiE gene encoding precorrin-6y C5,15-methyltransferase (decarboxylating) subunit CbiE: MADRVTVIGWDGSPLTAAARSALAAATLVAGAAHHLALPEVPAGAERIRLGSVDLAARRIAGHRGSAVVLADGDPGFFGVVRTLRAPEHGLEVEVVPAVSSVATAFARAAMPWDDAQIVVAHRRTLRRAVNVCRAHSKVAVLTSPGAGPAELALLLEGVHRTFVICEELGTDREQVTVLTSDKAADHVWRDPNVVIVIGGPGSAAVQGGGWIAGREPGYPPAVRGWALPSHAHAHGEEPGEGASVQLRAAQLARLGPRIGDLVWDIGSGSGELAAEAARFGAAVIAVDADPGACGRTDATARRSGVQLQVVQGRAPHVLERLPEPDVVRIGGGGVPVVTACADRRPERIVTHASTRDEAEAIGAALGAGGYAVECALLQSVEMDTAAWAERERSVVFLLSGRRLDRAP, translated from the coding sequence ATGGCCGACCGCGTCACGGTGATCGGCTGGGACGGTTCGCCCCTCACCGCCGCGGCCAGGTCCGCCCTCGCCGCCGCCACTCTGGTGGCCGGAGCCGCCCACCACCTGGCCCTGCCCGAGGTCCCGGCGGGCGCCGAGCGCATCCGGCTCGGCAGCGTCGACCTCGCCGCCCGCCGGATCGCCGGGCACCGCGGCAGCGCCGTGGTACTCGCCGACGGCGACCCCGGCTTCTTCGGGGTCGTACGCACCCTGCGCGCCCCCGAGCACGGCCTCGAGGTCGAAGTCGTTCCCGCCGTCTCCTCCGTCGCCACCGCCTTCGCCCGCGCCGCAATGCCCTGGGACGACGCGCAGATCGTCGTCGCCCACCGCCGTACGCTGCGCCGCGCCGTCAATGTGTGCCGGGCGCACTCCAAGGTCGCCGTCCTCACCTCCCCGGGCGCGGGGCCCGCGGAACTCGCCCTGCTGCTGGAAGGCGTGCACCGCACCTTCGTCATCTGCGAGGAACTCGGCACCGACCGTGAACAGGTCACCGTCCTCACCTCCGACAAGGCCGCCGATCATGTCTGGCGCGACCCCAATGTCGTCATCGTCATCGGCGGCCCGGGGAGCGCGGCGGTCCAGGGCGGCGGCTGGATCGCGGGCCGCGAGCCCGGCTATCCGCCGGCGGTACGGGGCTGGGCACTGCCTTCGCACGCGCACGCGCACGGAGAGGAGCCGGGCGAGGGCGCGTCGGTGCAGCTGCGCGCCGCCCAACTGGCCCGCCTCGGGCCGCGCATCGGCGACCTGGTGTGGGACATCGGCTCCGGCAGCGGGGAGCTCGCGGCCGAGGCGGCCCGTTTCGGCGCCGCGGTGATCGCCGTGGACGCGGACCCCGGCGCCTGTGGCCGCACCGATGCCACCGCCCGCCGCTCCGGCGTCCAGCTACAGGTGGTCCAGGGGCGTGCGCCGCATGTGCTGGAGCGCCTGCCCGAGCCCGATGTCGTACGGATCGGGGGCGGGGGGGTGCCGGTGGTGACCGCCTGCGCCGACCGGAGGCCGGAGCGCATCGTCACCCATGCCTCCACCAGGGACGAGGCCGAGGCGATCGGCGCGGCCCTCGGGGCGGGCGGATACGCCGTCGAGTGCGCGCTGCTGCAGTCCGTCGAAATGGACACCGCGGCATGGGCGGAGCGGGAGCGTTCAGTCGTCTTTCTCCTCTCCGGCCGCCGGCTGGACCGCGCCCCGTGA